One Periplaneta americana isolate PAMFEO1 chromosome 8, P.americana_PAMFEO1_priV1, whole genome shotgun sequence genomic region harbors:
- the LOC138704848 gene encoding uncharacterized protein, whose translation MTVDRTHPVLTLVVVLLLSFIGTCVSAPVVGEEIVYDQRQNGSENIRVHVNGIVIVHAPLEALVALASVSDESALQQQLLEILGGISTTTAAPNATTESESPTETDSTSDITSEDPTSTSLAPAAASSSTPAEEKPAQEESQKPHKKNKPRLRLANLLMPFLRRL comes from the exons ATGACCGTTGACAGAACGCATCCAGTTTTAACGCTTGTCGTGGTACTGCTTCTCTCTTTCATCGGTACCTGTGTTAGCGCGCCTGTAGTTGGCGAAGAGATTGTTTATGATCAAAGACAAAATGGTTCAGAAAATATTCGAGTCCATGTTAATGGAATAGTAATAGTACACGCTCCCTTAGAGGCCCTGGTGGCTCTGGCAAGTGTGTCAGACGAGTCTGCGTTGCAACAGCAGCTTCTCGAGATCCTGGGAGGAATTTCGACCACAACTGCAGCTCCCAATGCTACAACAGAATCAGAGTCACCGACAGAGACAGATTCTACAAGCGACATAACATCTGAAGATCCAACGTCAACGTCCTTGGCCCCTGCAGCTGCCAGCTCTTCGACGCCAGCAGAGGAGAAACCGGCGCAAGAAGAAAGCCAGAAGCCACATAAAAAGAACAA GCCAAGACTGCGACTCGCCAACCTGCTGATGCCTTTTCTTAGACGCCTGTGA